The sequence AGCATACTAGAAATAGCTCGATGTCTTGGGAAGATGCGGCGCAAACGGCTCATGTAAAGGTTTTTCGGATGGTAAAGGCGGGTAAATTTCAATCTCAGAAAACGAATAATTTTTACTGTTGGGCGGCTACTGTAGCACGTAATTCAGTGATTGATTTTGTGCGTAAGGAGAGTTTGCGTAACTGCCCAAGTTTAGATAGAACAATTGCAGGAACTGATGTTTCGTTGTTAGATACTGTTGCGGATAAGTTCAATTTGTTGGATGCGGTAGAGCGTGCTGATGTTGTAGTAGTAGCCAAAGAAGCAATTAAAAAACTTGTAATATTGTATCCGGAGCGAGGATATCTCAAGCTTTGGCAAGGATTAGTGGAAGGTAAAAAGCAGACTGAGTTAGCGTTAGATTTGAAGATAACTCAAAGTGAAGTTTCCCGTCGTCGCAAAGAACTTTTAGGGCGTGTTGCTCAAGAGTTAGGGTTATTACAGCCTGGAGCTATCAAGCAAGAGCAAAATAAAAATCGTCAATCGAAAGCGAGTAGAAAACGTTCTCAAGAGCAGTGGTAGCGGCGAGCATTTATTTTGCAATTTTATTATGATTAATCAAAAAAATAGAAAAACTGCACATAGAATCATCATCTCTTTCGTTAAAAGTAATAGACACCTCCATAACTACTAAATTATTGACGAGAAGCAATGCTAATTCGTCTAGGAATATAAACCTATGGGTAGAAATATCAGTAACTCAACATCTTATACGGGACAAAAAATTATCCAGCGAATGCCGCAACCTGGAGAAATCTGGGAAGTAAATCGCTCGATACATTCTCCTGTAGAATTTTCTCAAGAGCAGCAATATCAACTTTACTCGGATGCAGCAAGACAGTTTATGAGAGGAATTTATCCTCCTATGAATGTGATGATTGTCACTAAGGAAGACAGCGGTGTTTTTTCTCAAGAATGGCAATTAATCACGGTAATGATGCTGTCTGGAGAAACTCAATTTCTGAGCGATGTTGATTTACTGATTCCCTCAGATATTTCTGGTTTAGAAAAAGATGTGCTAGCTCAAACTTGGTTAGTAGAAGAAATGTTTGCTTGCAATTTAGTTAAACCAGTGGGTAAGCGCTTATCGCGGAATATTTATGATTTATTGCTAAGTGTGGGAGATTTTGATCGTCAAATAGTTGCTCAACCACCGGAAAAATCGGAAATCGAACTTGCTGGTTTAAAAATAGGAACGAAAAAAGCGATAGAAGATTTGCGAATAATGGATTTTCATCGACATAAATTAGCCTGTAGCGATGTATTAAGCATTCCCGTTGCAGCTTACCGCACTTATTTAGACAGTTTGAATTTTACAGAAGCGGTATTAGAAGAAGCTTTAGAAGTTGATAAAGACTTGTTAGTTGACGCGAAAAAAAAAGAAAGCAAAGTTAATGTTCTTAGTCAATGGCTGCAAAATACATTTGATGCTCAGTGGCAGTTACTTTGGCAAACTCCATCTTTAGCGATTGCAACTAGAAGTAAGTTTGATTCAAAACCGGATGGGGATGAAATTGCAGCATTAATAAAACAAGTATTTTCTCCAGATGAGCATTATAGAAGAAAAGCTGCGAAAAAGTTGGGAGAAATAGCTTTAGGAAATGCCGATGGGATTGAAGCTTTAGTTAATTTAATACGCACCACCCAAAACGATGAAACTTTATGGGTAGCGGTAGAAAGTTTATGGAAAATAAATCCCGGAAACCCAGCAGCAGGTGTGAGAAAAGTCAAGCTGCTTGATTTGGGAATGCAGCTAGCTGGTGAAGCGGTGGCTTTAGCAGTAGCTTTGGTACCCAAAGCTGATGGAAAAATAGGTGTTTTGCTACAGGCTTACTCTACAGATACTGAAACTGACGATAGCGATAATTCTAAACCGTTACTATATTTACCTCCTGGATTAAAGTTAATATTGCTTTCCGAAACGGGAGAAACTTTACGGGAAGTTACAGCTAGAAATGCTGATATTTATGTTCAGCTTAAATTCAGCGGTGAAAAGAGCGAACAATTTAGCGTCAGGGTGGCTTTAAATGAAGCAA comes from Rivularia sp. PCC 7116 and encodes:
- a CDS encoding sigma-70 family RNA polymerase sigma factor, whose translation is MPSKQMAETNEHLLIDSKYRQIVEQIARKHTRNSSMSWEDAAQTAHVKVFRMVKAGKFQSQKTNNFYCWAATVARNSVIDFVRKESLRNCPSLDRTIAGTDVSLLDTVADKFNLLDAVERADVVVVAKEAIKKLVILYPERGYLKLWQGLVEGKKQTELALDLKITQSEVSRRRKELLGRVAQELGLLQPGAIKQEQNKNRQSKASRKRSQEQW
- a CDS encoding DUF1822 family protein, whose amino-acid sequence is MGRNISNSTSYTGQKIIQRMPQPGEIWEVNRSIHSPVEFSQEQQYQLYSDAARQFMRGIYPPMNVMIVTKEDSGVFSQEWQLITVMMLSGETQFLSDVDLLIPSDISGLEKDVLAQTWLVEEMFACNLVKPVGKRLSRNIYDLLLSVGDFDRQIVAQPPEKSEIELAGLKIGTKKAIEDLRIMDFHRHKLACSDVLSIPVAAYRTYLDSLNFTEAVLEEALEVDKDLLVDAKKKESKVNVLSQWLQNTFDAQWQLLWQTPSLAIATRSKFDSKPDGDEIAALIKQVFSPDEHYRRKAAKKLGEIALGNADGIEALVNLIRTTQNDETLWVAVESLWKINPGNPAAGVRKVKLLDLGMQLAGEAVALAVALVPKADGKIGVLLQAYSTDTETDDSDNSKPLLYLPPGLKLILLSETGETLREVTARNADIYVQLKFSGEKSEQFSVRVALNEASITEDFEI